Within Streptomyces antibioticus, the genomic segment ACAGGTGCTGGCCGAGTTCGAGACCGTCCAGGCCCTGACCCGCCAGGCCGCCGACGCCCTGGACCGGGCGACGGCCCGGGTCGCCGCCGTCGTACGGCGGTTGCGCGGCGAGACCCCGCGCGGCGCCGCCGACTGGGTCGACGGCCTCACCGAACTCAGGCGCGCCCACAGCCACTTGCTCACCCTCAAGGACCTGCGGTACATCGACCTCGCCCGTATCGACGCGCTCGCCGCCGACGCCGAGGCCGATCTCGCCTCCTTCGGGCAGCGCGCCGTCGCCCACCTCGCCCACGAGGACGCCTTCACCGGCCACCGGTCCGACACCGGGCAACTCGCCGCCGAGGCGGCGGAGATCGGCACCGTCGCCGAGGCCGCGCCGCTCGCCGCCCGGCTCGACGGGATCGCCGAGGGGCTCGGCACGGTCACCGAGGTCGTCGCGGGCCTCGACATCGGCGACACCACGGTCCGTACCGCCGTCCTGGAACGGATCGCCGAGGTCCTCGGCGGCGTCAACCGGGCCCGCGCCGTCCTCGACGCCCGCCGCCGAGCCCTGCTGGACCGAGAGGGACGCGCCGAGTTCGCCGCCGAGTTCGCCCTGCTCGGCCAGTCCGTCACCGGCGCGCTCGCCGCCGCCGACACCCCCGAGGCGTGCGACGACCACCTCGCCCGTCTCCTCGTCCAGGTGGAGAACCTGGAGTCCCGGTTCGCCGAGTTCGACGACTTCCTCGGCCGGCTCGCCGAACGGCGCGACGAGATCCACGAGGCGTTCTCCACCCGCAAGCAGACCCTCGTGGAAGCGGGCGCCCGGCGCGCCGAACGCCTCGCCGAGTCGGCCGCCCGCGTCCTGCGCACGATCACCCGGCGCGGCGCCGCCCTCGCCGACACGGACGACATCGCCACCTACTTCACCGCCGACCCCATGGTCGCCAAGCTCCGCGCGATCACCGACGAACTGCGCCGGCTCGGCGACACCGTCAGGGCCGAGGAACTCGACGGCCGCCTCAAGGCCGCCCGCCAGAACGCCCTGCGCTCCCTTCGCGACCGCACCGACCTCTACGCCGACGACGGCCGCACCCTGCGCCTGGGCGCCCACCGGTTCGCCGTCAACACCCAGCCCCTCGACCTCACCCTCGTCCCGCACGGCGACGGCCTCGTCCTCTCCCTGACCGGCACCGACTACCGCGCCCCGGTCACCGACCCCGCCTTCGCCGCCACCCGCCCGTACTGGGACCGCACCCTGCCGTCGGAGTCGCCGGAGGTCTACCGCGCCGAACACCTCGCCGCCCGGCTGCTGGACGAGCACGGCGCACCGGCCCTGGAGGAGGCCGACCTGCCCGGCCTCGTACGACGGGCCGCCGAGGCCGCCTACGACGAGGGCTACGAGCGCGGGGTCCATGACCACGACGCGACCCTGATCCTCACCGCCCTGCTCCGCCTGCACCGGACCGCCGGACCCCTGCGCCACGAACCCGCGGCCCGCGCCGCCGCCCAGGTCTTCTGGGCCCACGGCACCACCGAACAGTCCCGCCAGGACTGGACTCGGCGCGCGCTCTCCCTGGCCCGCGCCCGCGACACGTTCGGCCTGACCCCCGCCATCGCCGATCTCCGCCGGGAGTTCGCGCGGGCGATCACCGGAGAGCGCGCCGACGCGGCCGCCGACTACCTGTTCGACGAGCTGACCGGCGGCCCCGACGGCTTCGTCATCAGCGGCGGCTGCCGCGACCTCCTCGACAAGTTCCGCCGTACGGTGGGCACTTCGGCCTACGACGACGACCTCGCCGCCCTCGAGGGGCTGGACGCGCGCCGACAGCTCGTGGAGGCGTGGCTGTCCTCGTACAACGCGTCCACCGGCGCCGGCACCACCCCCGGCGACCTGGCCGAGGCGGTGGCCGCCGAACTCTGCCCCGGCCTGCCCCGCCACACCTCCGACGCGCCGCTGACCACGACGGTCGAAGGGCTGCTCGGCTCCCACCCCCGCGTCACCGCCGGCACCCTGCCGCTGCGCGTGGACGAGTTCCTCGCCCGCACCCGCGCCTTCCGCGCCCACGACGTCCCCGGCCACCGCTCCTACCAGCGCCGCCGCGCGGAACTGGTGACCGCCGAACGGACCCGGCTCCGGCTGCACGAGTTTCGGCCGCGCGTGATGTCCGCGTTCGTGCGCAACCGGCTCATCGACGAGGTGTACCTGCCGCTGATCGGCGACAGCCTCGCCAAGCAGCTCGGCACCACCGGCGCGTCCCGGCGCACCGACACCGGCGGCCTGCTGCTCCTCATCTCCCCGCCCGGCTACGGCAAGACGACCCTCATGGAGTACGTCGCCGACCGCCTCGGCCTCGTCCTGGTCAAGGTCGACGGCCCCGCCCTGGGACACGCCGTCACCTCCCTCGACCCGGCCGAGGCCCCGAACGCGACGGCCCGCCAGGAGGTCGAGAAGATCAACTTCGCGCTGGAGGCGGGCAACAACACCCTTCTCTACCTGGACGACATCCAGCACACGTCGCCCGAGCTGCTCCAGAAGTTCATCCCGCTGTGCGACGCCACCCGCCGTGTCGAGGGCGTCCGCGACGGCGAGCCGCGCACCTACGACCTGCGCGGCAAGCGCTTCGCCGTCTGCATGGCCGGCAACCCCTACACCGAGTCGGGGAACCGCTTCCGGGTGCCCGACATGCTCGCCAACCGGGCCGACGTGTGGAACCTCGGCAACGTCCTGACCGGCAAGCAGGACGCCTTCGCGCTCAGCTTCGTGGAGAACGCGCTCACCGCCCACCCGGTCCTGGCCCCACTCGCCGGCCGCGACCGCGCCGACCTGGACCTGCTGGTCCGGCTCGCCGAGAGCGACGGCACGGCCCGCGCCGACCGGCTCGTCCACCCCTACGGGACCGCCGAACTGGAACAGATCCTGGCCGTACTGCGCCACCTCCTCACCGCCCGCGCGACGGTCCTCGCGGTGAACGCCGCCTACATCGCCTCGGCGGCCCGGTCCGACGACGCCCGCACGGAACCGCCCTTCCAGCTCCAGGGGTCGTACCGCAACATGAACAAGATCGTGCAGCGGATCCGGCCGGTCATGAACGACACCGAGCTGGCCGCGCTGATCGACGACCACTACGCGGCCGAGGCCCAGGTCCTCACCACCGGCACCGAGGCGAACCTGCTCAAGCTCGCCGAACTGCGGGGCACGCTCACCCCGGAACAGGCGGCCCGCTGGAACGACGTGAAGGCCGCCCACGTCCGCACCGCGGCGCTCGGCGGACCCGAGGACGACCAGCTCTCGCGCGCGATCGCGGCGCTCGGCCTGCTCGCGGACCGGATGGCGGCGGTCGAGTCGGCGATCAGCCGGGCGGCCGCCGGTCCGCGTCACTCCGCTCAGGAGTAGAGGTGGCTCAGCCGTCGCGGCGGGGCGGGGTCGGGTCCAGGTAGACGCGCCGGATGTCCGGGAACAGTGCGCGGAGCCGGGTTTCCGCCTCCTCGCAGGCCCACTCGATCTCGGCGGCGCTGGAGAGGTCGCGGAAGTCGACCTTCGCGGCGACCAGGATCTCTCCGGGGCCCTGCACCAGGGTCGTCAGTTCCATGACGTCCTCGATGTGCCGGATCGTCAGCAGCTCCCGGCGCACCGCGTCCCGCGCGGACGCGGGCAGGGCGCGGCCGACGAGGAGTTCGGTGTTGGCGCGGCCCAGGATCACCGCGACGAGGACGAGCAGCAGCCCGATGAGGATCGAGGCGATGCCGTCCCACACCCCGGACCCGGTGAGCTGCCCGCCGAGCAGCCCCAGCGCGGCCAGCACCAGGCCGACGAGCGCGGCCGTGTCCTCCATGACGACCGCCTTGACGGCGGTGTCGGGCGTGTGACGCAGATAGCGCAGCAGCGGGACCTTGAAGTACCCCGCGCGGCCGGACGCCTGCTTGAGCCCGGTGCGCAGCGAGAGCCCCTCCAGGACGAAGGCGGCGGCGAGCACGATGTAGGAGACCAGCGGATCGCCCGGGGTCTCGCCGTGGGTCAGGGAGTGGATGCCGTCGTACAGGGCGAACACACCGCCGCCGACGAAGGTGGCGACGGAGGCGAGGAGCGCCCAGATGTAGCGCTCGGGCGCGTGCCCCAGCGGATGGTCCTCGTCGGCGGGCTTCTTGCTGCGCTTGAGGGAGACGAGGAGCAGCAGTTCGGTGCAGGTGTCGGCGACCGAGTGCCCGGCCTCGGCCAGCATCGCGCTGGAACCGCTGATGACGCCGGCGACGGCCTTGGCGAGGGCGACACCGAAGTTGGCGGCGGTCGCCACGACGACGGTGAAGGCGGACCCGCCCGCTCCGGGACCGCCCGAGGCACCCACCCGGGCGTCCAGCACCGGGCCGGTGCGCGTGTCCGGCCGCCGTTCTTCGGGTTCTCTTCCGTGGCGCGGGTGCATCGGCGATCAGCGGCTTCCGTCCGGGCGGGAGAGACGTGAGGGGCAAAGTGGAAATATCCTGGCAGAGTCATACGCGTGCTCGCCGCTGCGTGGGCACCCATGGGAGGAGACTCCGGATGGCGCACCACCACAAGTCCAATCGAGCCGTCGAAGGCGACCCGGGCACCGGTCACGGCAGGGGCATGCCACGGCGACCCGACCAGGACGAACTCGCCGAGCGGACCCGGCAGGACCGTCTGGAGGCCGGACTGCCGGTCGGTCCCTCGTCGGACGAGGAAGCCGAATACGAGGAGTGAAGGAGTCCCGATCAGTCACGGGAGTCCCGTGGCTCGCCCAGAGACACCACCACCGCGGACGCCGGTCCGTCGGGTGCGTCGTAGCTCACCGTGTCGCCCACGTGGTGACCGAGGAGGGCGCGCCCGAGCGGGCTGTCCGCGGTGACGAGCGTCGGATCGGCGTCCGTGGCCGTCTCGCCGATCTGGAAGGTCTCCACCGTGCCGTCGGCGAACCGCACGGCCACGGTGCTGCCCACGCCGACCACGTCGGTGGGCGGCGGCCCCGCCACGTCGGCCTGCTCGAGCCGGGTGGTGATCTCGGAGATACGGTCGTCCAGACGGGTCAGATCGTCGGCCCGCTGAAGCTCGTCCGCCGCGTCGGCCTCGTCGCCGACCTGCATGTCGGAGTCCTTGAGCGTGGCCGCGACCGCGCCGCGTTCCCGGTGGAGATCCGCGAGTTCCCGTTCGAGGGCGTCACGGGCGGCGCTGCTGATCGGCGCGGGTTCGCTGGACATGCGTTCTCCCTTGTGACGGCTGATCTCAACTGCTGACGATTCCCACGACCAGGTTGATGGCGGTCGCGAGGATGCCGGTGCCGAAGACGTAGGACATCAGACAGTGCCGCAGCACGATCGAGCGGATCGTGGTGCTGGAGACGTTCGTGTCGGACACCTGGTACGTCATGCCGAGGTTGTAGCTGAAGTAGAAGAAGTCCCGGTACGCGGGCGGGCTGTCCGAGTTGAAGTCGATGCCGCCGCCCGAGTCCTCGTAGTACACGTAGGCGTAGCGCGTCGCGTACATCAGGTGCAGGGCGGCCCAGGCCGTGAAGACCCCGCACAGGGCGGTCGCCGCGTGCCGGGTGTCGGAGGTGTCGCCGTGCAGGAGCAGCAGCACGATCGCGACCAGGCCGCACAGGGCCACCCCGACCACCACGAGTTCCTCGACGACCGGCTCGAAGTCCTCGCGGCGGGCGTTGCGATGGGTGGCGGCCGCGTCCATCGGCCACAGCACCACCCAGCCCGCCAGGACGAAGAACAGCTCCATCGCGGCGATCGCGGCCAGGGCGCCCAGCGGCGCGTCGGTCGTCAGCCCGACGGCCACGCCGACCGCGGCCCCGAGGACCACCGAACCGGCGAGACGGGGCACGGCACCGACCGGCAACCAGGTGCTCATGAACCACCACGATAATCCGGATGCCGCCGATCGGCCCGGCACGGCGGACGCGCCCGCCCGGGGGCTCCGCCCACGGTTCCCGCTCAGGAACCCGCCGGTCTGCGGGGGCCGCGCCGCTGGTCGCCGCTGTCCCGGCGGAGCCGGTCGGTGTGCCGGGCGACGTCGTCCACGCGGGCCGCGAGGTCGGAGTGCCCGGAGGTCAGGTACGCGTGCGTGGCCGTCAGGGGGCTGACGAGGGCGGCCGCGTCGTTGTCGGCGAGGGCCGTGGTGAGCGCGGCGAGCGAGGTGCGGGCGGAGGCCGGGAGGTCGGTGAGCGCGGTGATCCGGCCGGCGAGCTGACGGAGGTCCGCCGCGTTGTCACGGGCCCAGGCCGTGACCGTGCGGTCGGCGGCCCTGCGGTCACGGGTCGCCCGCACCCTCTCCTCGCCCGTCGTCCCGGGGCCTCCCGGGCGTACGCGCAGATAGCGGCGTTCGGCGGCCTGGCGGCTGGAGACCCCGAGCGGGTGGGCGAGATCGGCCCAGTTGGCGCCCGCGGCACGGGCCTCCTCGATCAGTCCCGGCTCCCAGGCGGCGAGCTGGTCGCGCACCTCGCGCAGCAGGAGCAGCGCGGCGAGGGCCTGCTCGGCGCTGGTCGGGACGGGCTCGGGCGGCTCGCCGTGCCGCGGGGTCCGGGCGGTGTGCAGGGTCTCGTTGATCGAGTCGAGCGCTGCGGCGGCGGCGAGGAAGGAGGTGGGGGTGGGCCTGTCGTCCATGGATACGGATCCTCCGAGATGTCTTGTCACCCTTTCGATGACACTGAACTTGTCATCGTTTCGATGACATGTTACAACGGATGCCAGGTGAACCGCATTGGCAGCGACGTGCTGACCCGAACACTGGAGGTGTCTTTCATGTTGATGCGCACCGACCCGTTCCGTGAGCTGGACCGCCTCACCCAGCAGCTCCTGAACACGACCGGTACCTGGTCGCGGCCGTCGGCGATGCCGATGGACGCCTACCGGGAGGGCGAGGAGTATGTGATCGCCCTCGACCTGCCGGGCGTCTCCCCGGACGCGATCGACATCGACGTCGAGCGGAACATGCTGACCGTCAAGGCCGAGCGGAGGCCCGTCGCCAAGGCCGACGACGTGCAGATGGAACTCTCGGAGCGCCCGCTGGGCGTCTTCTCCCGCCAGGTCGTGCTGGCCGACACCCTGGACACCGAGCACATCCGGGCGGACTACGACGCGGGCGTGCTGACCCTGCGCATCCCGATCGCCGAGCGCGCCAAGCCCCGCAAGATCGCCATCGGCGGCGGCACGGCCCGCAAGCAGATCGGCGGCTGAGCCCGACGGCGCACACGATGACCGCGCCGTCCCCGAACGGACCGGGCCGTCCCTGAACGGTCCGTGCCGTCCCCGAACGATTCCCGCAGACGAGAAAGGCGACCGCATCACCGATGATCACGCTGCCGGAACAACCCTGCCGGCCCGCCGTCGGCATGACGTTCGAGCAGATGCTGGAAAGAGTGCGCTACGAGGGCGCGTACCCCACGCGTGAGCGGGCCGAGGACGCCGTGCGCACCGTACTGGCCGCGTTCGGACGCCAGCTCACGGGCGACGAGCGCGTGGAGCTGGCGGCCAGACTGCCGCACGAGGCCGCGGTCGCCTTCACCTCCGAGATCCCGGCCGTCGAACCGCTCACCGGCTGGGGCTTCGTGAAGGACCTGGCCGCCCGCACCGGCGGCACGGCGGCCACCACGCGCTGGGACACGGGCACCGTCCTCCGCGTCGTGGCCCAGCTCGCCGGCGAGGATCTCCTGCGGCGCATCCTCGCCCGGCTCCCTTCGGGCCATGCCCTGCTGTTCGGCCGCGCCGAGCTGCCGAGACCGGGCGCCGAGCCCGAGTGTTCTCACGGGGTACCGGCGTCCGCGGGGTAGGTCAACCGGCCGTCCTGGACACGGGCGTTGCGGTCCAGGACGGCCGGCTTCGTCGTCGTGGGGGACATGATGTTCACGACCTCGACACCCGCGACGATCAGGGCGTCCGTGATCAGCCGGCGATGGCAGCGCCAGGGCACCGCCTCGCTGCACATGATCGCCGGCCGTTCGTGCCCGGCCAGCTCGATCAGCTCGCGCAGCCCCTCCGCGAAGGCGTCGGTGGCCATGTAGTCGGCGTAGTCACGGAACGCCTTGACCCGCCAGGCGTCGTTCACGCTCGCCACGTCCTTCGGCGTGTGCCGCCGCCCGCCCAGCTCGCGGATCCACCGGTAACCGATGTCCGGAGGCAGCGCCTCGACGATCGCGTCCTGGTTCCACTGCGGGAACTTCCTGGACGACGGGAACGACCGGACGTCCACCAGGCAGGTGACCGCGTTGTTCCGCAGCATCGCCACCACCTCGTCGACGTCACGCGTGGAATGCCCGATCGTGCAGATCCGGTTCATGCCCACCGTCCTCTCGCCCGGCGGCACGCCGAAGGCGCTCCAGGCATCATGAAAGACATCGCGACGGTGTGCGAGTCGCGCCGGACCGGCCCCGCAGCGTCGCCCCAGACGGGCGTATTGTGCGGATATGGACGATGTTCGGTGCGGCTGGTGCGATGCGCCGCTACCGGACGACGCCGCCCGCAACCGACGGTACTGCGGCCCGCTGCACCGGCAGGCGGCCTGGCGGGCCCGACGCCGGTGGCGCGCAGCGGCGGACGCACGCCGGGCGACCCTGCTCACCGGCACGGACCTGCTGGACCGGGCCCAAGCCGTGGCGACGCGCGCGGTCGACCCGTCCCCGGCGCACGACTCCGACGCGGGCCGCCTCTGCGCGGAGGCCGCGGAGGTACCGGACCTGGCCGACCAACTCGTACGCAACGCCGTACGGGCCGACCGCCAGGCCGGCGCGACCTGGGCCCAGATCGGCGCGGGGCTGGGAATCGGGGGCGAGGCGGCGAGAAACCGGTACGGACGCGGGCGCACGGCCGTCGCCACGACACCGCTTCCGGGCACCGACCCCGTCCCGGCACCGGAGGAGCAGCCCGGTCACGTCCTGGAGGCGCTTCGGCCCTGCCTGGTCGAGGTGGTGCGTGAGACGGGTGCGTCCGCCGGGCTGCTCTACCTGGTGTCGCTGGACGGGCGGGTGCTGCGGCTGGCGGCGACCAGCGGGGTGCCGCCGAAGATCGCCGCACTCTGGGAGCGGCTGAGGGTGGCGGCCTCGGGGCCCGTGGCCGATGCGGTGCGGGAGAGGCGGCTGGTGTGGCTCGCCAGTCAGGCCGAACTCACGCGGCGCTACCCGAAGGCCGCGCTCGTGCTGCCGTACGACGTGGCGCTGGCCGCCGCCCCGCTCGTGGCCGGGCCGATGGTCCGGGGTGCGCTGGTGCTGCTGTGGCCCGGCTCGCGCCCGCCGCGGCTCGGCGCCCAGGAGCGCCGGGCGGTCGGCGCCGCCCGTGACCGGATGAGCGCGCTGCTGGAGCGGGCCGCCGAGGACGGGCAGCCGGTCCTGCCGGGGCGCGCGCCGCGCCATGTCGCCCCGGCGCGCGGCCCCACCGCCGGGCCCGCCGAGGCGCAGGCCGCCGCGGACTTCGCCAACCGCCTCCCGGAAGGCTGCTGCGCGCTGGACCCGGAGGGACGGATCACCTTCGTCAACGCGGCGGCCGCGGAGCTGCTGGGGCGCCGGGTGGCGGATCTGGCCGGGGTGCTGCTGTGGGAGGCGTTGCCATGGCTGGACGATCCCGCGTTCGAGGACCGTTACCGGGCCGCCGTGCTCAGTCACCGGCCCACGTCGTTCACCGCCCTGTGCCCGCCGGACCTGCGGCTCGACCTGCGGCTCTGCCCGGACGGCTCGGGGGTCAGCCTCCGTATCACCCCGGTCGGGATCGCCGCGACGGCCGACACCGTCGATCGACCGGGGTCCGAGCACCAGGGCACCGGCGGCCTCTACGACCTGATGCACCTCGCCGCCACCCTCACCGAGGCCGCGAGCGTGCGGGACGTCGTCGAGCTGGCCGCCGATCACATCATGCCCGCCTTCGACGCCCAGGGATTCGTGCTGTCCCTGGCCGAGGGCGGCCGGCTGCGGGTCGTAGGACACCGCGGCTACCGGCCCGAGGTGATCGAGTTCCTCGACCTGCCGCCCTTCAAGGACGCGACCGCACCCACCGTGCGCGCCCTCACCACGGGCGCCCCGCTCTTCTTCGCCTCACCGCGCGAGATGGCCCGGCTCAACCCGGCCATCCCGAGGCTCACCGGCAGGGGATCCTGGGCCTTCCTGCCGCTGATCGCCTCCGGGCGCCCCGTCGGCTGCTGCGTGGTCTCCTACCAGCGCCCCCACACCTTCGCCCCCGGCGAACGGGCCGTCCTGACCTCCCTCGCCGGACTGATCGCCCAGGCCGTGGACCGCGCCCGCCTCTACGACGCCAAGCACCAGCTCGCCCACAGCCTCCAGACCGGCCTGCTCCCCGCCACCCTCCCGACCGTGCCCGGACTGCGCGTGGCCGCCCGCTACCTCCCCGGCGCCCGCGACATGGACATCGGCGGCGACTTCTACGACGTCATCCGCTGCGGCGGAGCCGGTGTCGCCGCCGCCATCGGCGACGTCCAGGGCCACAACGTGAACGCCGCCGCCCTCATGGGGCAGGTCCGCACCGCCGTCCACGCCACCGCAGGGGCCCCGCCCGCCGAAGTCCTCGCCCGCACCAACCGGCTGCTCACCGACCTCGATTCGGGCCTGTTCACGAGCTGCGTCTACGCCCACCTCGACCTCGCCGGCCGCACCGTCCGCCTGGCCACCGCCGGCCACCCGCCGCCCCTGCTGCGCCGGCCCGACGGCCGCACCGAGATCCTCGACCTGCCGCCCGGGCTGCTGCTCGGCATCGACCCCGGCGCCGAGTACGAGGCCACCGAGATCCCGCTGCCGCCCGGCGCCGTACTGGCCCTGTACACCGACGGTCTGATCGAGGCGCCCGGTGTCGACCTCGGGGACGCCACCGCCGTCCTCGCCGGACACCTCGCACGCGAGGACCCCCGCGACCTCGACGCCATGGCCGACGCCCTGCTCCAGCGCTCCCCGTCGTGCGGTGACGACGTCGCCCTCCTCCTGCTCCACCCGCCACCACCGCCGTGACCACAGGGGAATTGCTTCGAACGTCAGGCCGAGTACCGCTATGATCTTCGCGGCAAGGCTGTAGCGCAGAGGTCGTCGCGCCCAAGCAGCGAGCTGGAGGACGTCGGTTCGAATCCGACCGGTCTTGCCACCCAGTCGTGGAACAGCGCAACAGACGAACAGTGCAACAGACGATGGGCGTCGGTCCTGGGCGGGCGGAGGGCGAGCCGCCCTCGGCGGGCCTGGCACCGGCGACGGACCGGTGGAGTGGTGATGACGCAGCCGACACCCGTACGCTGCCCCGCGATCGAGCACCCGGACATCCCGGTCGGCGACCCCGCCGCACTGGAGCCGCTGCTCGACCGGCTGCGATCGGCACGGCGGGTCGGGACGGACGAGAGCTTCCCCGTCGGCACCCTGCGCGCCGACGGCCGCGTCGACCTGTGCAAGCAGGGCCTCGGCACGGCCGGTGCCGCACGGCTGCTGCCCGTCGCCGCCGCCTCCGCCCACGCCACGCACCTCCTGCTCGGCACCAACACCATCGGTGACGACGGCGCCCGCGCGGTCGCCGACGCCCTCACCGACGGACACGGCCTCCACACCCTGTACCTCGGCTGCAACCGCATCGGCCCCGACGGTGTCACCGTGCTCGCCGACGCGCTGACCGGCGACGACACCGTCCGCGCCCTGTGGCTCAAGCGCAACCCGGCCGGCGACGCCGCCGCCCGCGCCCTGGCCGCGGCGCTCCGCCGCAACACCGCGCTGCGCACCCTCGACCTCGTCAACACCGGGCTGACCTCCGACGGTCTGGCAGCCCTGCTCGACGCCCTCACCGCCCGGCCCCGCCCGGTGGAACGCCTGTTCGTCGGCGGCAACGGCCTCACCGCCGACGCCGCCCCGCTGCTCGCCGCCCTGATCCGGGACGCGGGCGTGCGCGAGCTGTACCTCCCCGCCAACCACCTCGGCGACGAGGGCGCCGCGATCCTCGCCGCCGCGGCCGACCCCGCCCGCCCCGTACGCCTCGGCCTCGGGGGCAACGGCATCGGCCCCGCCGGCGCCCGTGCCCTCGCCGGATCGCTCGCCGGGATCGAGGCCCTCGACCTGGGCCGGCCCATGTCCGAACGCAGCCTCGGCGCCCCCGCCAACACCACCGGCGACGAAGGCGCCCACGCCCTGGCCGCCGCCCTCCCCGGCAGCCCGCTGCGCCGCCTGGAGCTGTGCCACACCGGACTCACCGGGCGCGGCGCGAAGACCCTGCTGGCCGCCGTCCCCGACGGCTCGCCCCTGGAGTACGTCGGCCTCGGCCCCGGCCTGCCCCGCAAGGTGAAGCGGTCCTTCACCCAGCGGCTGCGCGCCACCGTCGGCACACACCCCGACCTGCGTGCGATAGGGAGCGTCTACCGGTGAGCACCCCTGCCGAAGCGCCGTGGCTGCCGCCCGACGAGGCGGCGAGCCGCCGCCGGATCCGCCGGTACGCGGTGCCCCGCCGGATGATCGAGCACGCGACCGAACGCCGGCTGGCCGGTGACTGGCGCGGCGCCTGCGCGGCGGCGAACGTCGACATCACCTTCGACCTGTCCGAGATCGCCGACCACTGCGGCGACGACATCGCCGAACGCCTCACCGACGACCTCCGCCACCTCGCCCCCGATCTGCTGCGCTGGCATCTGCCGCGCGTCCTCGGCGGGCGCACCACCCTCGCCACCGACCTCACGGTCGTCCTCGCCCGCTACCAGCCCGCGCGACCGGGCGAGGGCCCCCGGGCCGTTCCCTATCTGCACCTCACCACGCCCGCGATGACCGAGGGCCCGCAGCGGATCGCCCTGCGCTTCGAGACGGTCCAGGACGAGCAGGCCGCCGGAGTCTTCACGCGCACCACCCAGGACTGGCGCTCCGCCCGGCACCTGTGGGACGCCCGGCACACCGCCGAACTGCGCGAGCGGAGCGGCGGCGACCACGAGCGCCCGCCGTTCTTCCACGCCGACGGCACCCCGCGCGGCGCGGCCGAACTGCCCGCCGCCGACCCCGGCGACCCCGTGGCCCGCGCCGAGTGGACCACCCTGCTGCACCAGCGGGGCGAGTCCCGGGCCGCCCTCGCCGCCGCCGGCATCGAGGCCGACCTGACGCCGCCGGAGA encodes:
- a CDS encoding DUF2267 domain-containing protein, which gives rise to MTFEQMLERVRYEGAYPTRERAEDAVRTVLAAFGRQLTGDERVELAARLPHEAAVAFTSEIPAVEPLTGWGFVKDLAARTGGTAATTRWDTGTVLRVVAQLAGEDLLRRILARLPSGHALLFGRAELPRPGAEPECSHGVPASAG
- a CDS encoding SpoIIE family protein phosphatase, encoding MDDVRCGWCDAPLPDDAARNRRYCGPLHRQAAWRARRRWRAAADARRATLLTGTDLLDRAQAVATRAVDPSPAHDSDAGRLCAEAAEVPDLADQLVRNAVRADRQAGATWAQIGAGLGIGGEAARNRYGRGRTAVATTPLPGTDPVPAPEEQPGHVLEALRPCLVEVVRETGASAGLLYLVSLDGRVLRLAATSGVPPKIAALWERLRVAASGPVADAVRERRLVWLASQAELTRRYPKAALVLPYDVALAAAPLVAGPMVRGALVLLWPGSRPPRLGAQERRAVGAARDRMSALLERAAEDGQPVLPGRAPRHVAPARGPTAGPAEAQAAADFANRLPEGCCALDPEGRITFVNAAAAELLGRRVADLAGVLLWEALPWLDDPAFEDRYRAAVLSHRPTSFTALCPPDLRLDLRLCPDGSGVSLRITPVGIAATADTVDRPGSEHQGTGGLYDLMHLAATLTEAASVRDVVELAADHIMPAFDAQGFVLSLAEGGRLRVVGHRGYRPEVIEFLDLPPFKDATAPTVRALTTGAPLFFASPREMARLNPAIPRLTGRGSWAFLPLIASGRPVGCCVVSYQRPHTFAPGERAVLTSLAGLIAQAVDRARLYDAKHQLAHSLQTGLLPATLPTVPGLRVAARYLPGARDMDIGGDFYDVIRCGGAGVAAAIGDVQGHNVNAAALMGQVRTAVHATAGAPPAEVLARTNRLLTDLDSGLFTSCVYAHLDLAGRTVRLATAGHPPPLLRRPDGRTEILDLPPGLLLGIDPGAEYEATEIPLPPGAVLALYTDGLIEAPGVDLGDATAVLAGHLAREDPRDLDAMADALLQRSPSCGDDVALLLLHPPPPP
- a CDS encoding DUF488 domain-containing protein, with translation MNRICTIGHSTRDVDEVVAMLRNNAVTCLVDVRSFPSSRKFPQWNQDAIVEALPPDIGYRWIRELGGRRHTPKDVASVNDAWRVKAFRDYADYMATDAFAEGLRELIELAGHERPAIMCSEAVPWRCHRRLITDALIVAGVEVVNIMSPTTTKPAVLDRNARVQDGRLTYPADAGTP
- a CDS encoding gala protein, translated to MTQPTPVRCPAIEHPDIPVGDPAALEPLLDRLRSARRVGTDESFPVGTLRADGRVDLCKQGLGTAGAARLLPVAAASAHATHLLLGTNTIGDDGARAVADALTDGHGLHTLYLGCNRIGPDGVTVLADALTGDDTVRALWLKRNPAGDAAARALAAALRRNTALRTLDLVNTGLTSDGLAALLDALTARPRPVERLFVGGNGLTADAAPLLAALIRDAGVRELYLPANHLGDEGAAILAAAADPARPVRLGLGGNGIGPAGARALAGSLAGIEALDLGRPMSERSLGAPANTTGDEGAHALAAALPGSPLRRLELCHTGLTGRGAKTLLAAVPDGSPLEYVGLGPGLPRKVKRSFTQRLRATVGTHPDLRAIGSVYR